A genomic window from Candidatus Bathyarchaeia archaeon includes:
- a CDS encoding DNA polymerase domain-containing protein: MPTHRFWLLDINYEVKDHQPEIWLWGVSENGERVLVIDRGFPTYFYVLPALGEDPEKIAERIELAKTSLPFITGLEVVDRRFFGKPIRAVKVYCQDPELVPEYVKYISKIRGVESCLEDDIRYSMRYLIDNNVVPCGWHEVEADETPNIMGVQVEKVLLAKSRPRYLPDVIKMPDLRIMGFSTAFYSRKGSPKPEINPVVVISVATNAGEEKQFVADPSGDDGEIIEAFINYVREFDPDIIVGFETNRRDIQYLMVRARKNGLTLKIGRTDAEPHTSTYGHMSITGRAHIDLFDYADEFPEVKIKTLENIADYLGVMKIGERTLIEDFEVAQYWEDERKRPILLKFSRENARCVMGVIERIIDFAVQLSSLVGLPLDHVGTAAVGFRVEWFLIRHAYQIGELTPKRLERPYIPYAGAIVLEPKPGIHNDVAVLDFKSMYPSIMITFNVSPDTYIPPEEPEPPSGAYAAPEVNHRFRKEPRGFYSEVLSKLVKARDKIREDLKKIDLRSPEYRLLDARQKAIKVIANATYGYAGWIGARWYIKPVAEAVTAWGRYIIMNAIKMAKSLGLEVIYGDTDSIFVKNDPEKIESLSKMIGEKLGLEIKPDKIYLRALFTEAKKRYCGLMPDGRLDMVGLEVVRGDWANVAKNIQEKVLEIILKEQSVKGAVEYVRRYIADLRERKVPFKDLIIWKTLTKNLEEYEVKAPHVEAAKLLQKEGWVLNVGDKVGFIISTGSGKLYERAKPYIFASYSDIDIEYYITNQIIPAALRILSLFNVKESDLLPPKSAKAQTLFDFLGKK, encoded by the coding sequence TTGCCTACACACCGTTTCTGGCTACTGGACATAAACTACGAGGTGAAAGATCATCAGCCGGAGATCTGGCTTTGGGGCGTTAGCGAAAATGGGGAGAGAGTCCTAGTGATAGACAGGGGTTTCCCAACATACTTCTACGTTTTGCCAGCACTTGGCGAGGATCCTGAAAAAATAGCTGAAAGGATAGAATTGGCGAAAACTAGCCTGCCATTCATTACGGGCCTAGAAGTGGTTGACCGAAGATTTTTTGGAAAACCCATAAGGGCTGTAAAGGTTTACTGCCAAGATCCGGAACTGGTTCCAGAATACGTGAAGTACATTTCGAAAATTAGGGGAGTTGAGAGCTGCCTAGAAGACGACATTAGATACTCAATGCGCTACTTAATAGACAATAATGTTGTTCCCTGCGGCTGGCATGAAGTTGAAGCTGACGAAACCCCTAATATCATGGGTGTGCAAGTCGAGAAGGTGCTGCTGGCGAAATCTAGGCCCAGATATCTCCCGGATGTTATTAAGATGCCGGATTTAAGAATTATGGGCTTTTCAACGGCGTTTTATAGCCGTAAAGGTTCTCCGAAGCCTGAGATAAACCCTGTTGTCGTAATATCGGTGGCCACGAATGCTGGTGAGGAAAAGCAGTTTGTCGCCGATCCCTCCGGAGATGATGGCGAGATTATTGAGGCTTTCATCAATTATGTGAGGGAGTTTGATCCCGACATAATTGTTGGGTTTGAAACCAACAGAAGAGATATTCAGTATTTGATGGTGCGTGCGAGAAAAAACGGTCTAACTCTGAAAATAGGCAGGACGGACGCTGAGCCTCATACAAGCACGTATGGCCACATGTCGATAACTGGCAGAGCGCACATAGACCTATTTGATTATGCCGATGAGTTTCCTGAAGTTAAGATAAAGACTCTGGAGAATATCGCTGATTACTTAGGCGTCATGAAGATTGGGGAAAGAACTCTAATTGAGGATTTTGAGGTTGCGCAGTATTGGGAGGATGAGAGGAAAAGGCCAATTTTATTGAAGTTCTCAAGGGAGAACGCTAGATGCGTGATGGGGGTTATAGAGCGCATAATTGATTTTGCGGTTCAGCTTTCTAGCCTAGTTGGCTTACCGCTGGATCACGTTGGCACAGCAGCAGTAGGCTTTAGAGTTGAATGGTTTCTGATACGTCACGCCTATCAGATCGGTGAATTAACTCCGAAAAGGCTTGAGAGACCATACATCCCATATGCTGGAGCAATAGTTCTGGAGCCTAAGCCCGGAATACATAATGATGTCGCCGTTTTAGACTTTAAATCCATGTATCCCAGCATAATGATAACCTTTAACGTTTCACCTGACACGTATATTCCGCCCGAAGAGCCGGAGCCTCCGTCTGGAGCTTACGCGGCGCCGGAGGTTAATCATAGGTTTAGGAAGGAGCCGCGTGGCTTTTACTCTGAGGTTTTATCAAAGCTCGTTAAGGCTAGAGACAAGATACGTGAGGACCTTAAGAAAATAGATTTGAGAAGCCCTGAATATAGGCTGCTGGACGCGCGGCAGAAAGCGATTAAAGTGATCGCGAACGCAACCTATGGTTACGCTGGTTGGATAGGTGCAAGATGGTATATTAAGCCTGTGGCTGAAGCTGTTACGGCTTGGGGTAGATATATTATAATGAATGCTATAAAAATGGCTAAAAGCTTAGGCTTAGAGGTGATTTACGGCGACACAGACAGCATATTTGTGAAAAACGATCCTGAGAAGATTGAGAGCCTATCTAAAATGATTGGGGAAAAATTGGGGTTAGAGATTAAGCCAGATAAAATATATTTGCGCGCCCTTTTCACCGAAGCAAAGAAGCGCTACTGCGGGCTAATGCCGGACGGCAGGCTCGATATGGTTGGGTTAGAAGTTGTTAGAGGAGACTGGGCTAACGTTGCTAAAAATATACAGGAGAAGGTTTTAGAGATAATACTGAAGGAGCAATCGGTTAAGGGAGCCGTAGAGTACGTGCGCAGATATATAGCGGATCTAAGAGAAAGGAAAGTTCCATTTAAAGACTTGATTATATGGAAGACCTTAACGAAAAATTTGGAGGAATACGAGGTTAAAGCCCCCCATGTCGAAGCCGCCAAACTGCTCCAGAAGGAGGGCTGGGTGCTAAACGTTGGAGATAAGGTGGGTTTCATTATATCTACAGGTTCAGGCAAGCTTTATGAGCGG